The genomic DNA AAAACCTTTTGAGAAAAAGGCTAATGCCATGACTGCAATAACCACCCATTGTGTTGTAACATAATTGGCTAAAATAATACTACCAGACATAGTTAATCCGATAATAATCGGTGCTTTACGCGCTACACTCAGCGATTTGCCGTGACGTAACAAACTATCAGATACATAACCGCCAAGCAGTCCGCCGATAAAACCACAGATAGCCGGAATCGCTGCAACAAGACCTACCTTTAAAATAGACATTCCTTTCGCTTGTACCAAATAAGTCGGAAACCAAGTCAAAAAGAACCAAGTAATCGTATTCAGACAAAACTGGCCAAAATATACACCAAGCAGCATCCGGTTTGTAATAAGCGCCTTTACATAGGACCATTTGATTTCCGATTTATTATCCCCTACATTAGCCAAGCCGCCGCCAGATTGGATATAATCCAACTCAGCCTGATTTACACCGGAATGCTCATGAGGTGTGCGAATCACCTTAAACCAAATCATTGCCAAAATAATGCCAGCCATACCCACAAAGTAAAAGACATGACGCCAGCCAAAAGCTACAAGAACCCAACCCATAATAGGATTAAACACGGCTAAAGCAAAATATTGAGCGGAATTAAAAATTGCCGAAGCAAAACCACGTTCATGCGTGGGAAACCACATGGCTGTAATTCGGCTATTCGCCGGAAAAGCCGGCGCTTCTGCCACTCCCATTAAGAACCGAAGCAAAAACAGAGTTGAAATTGCACTAAGTCCTGTAAAAAAGCCTACCGTTCCTTGTAAGAATGTAAAAAGTGACCACAAAAATAATCCTACACCATAAACAAAACGGGAACCAAACTTATCTAGCAGCCATCCGCCGGGAAGTTGCATCGCAGTATAAGCCCAGCCAAATGCCGAAAAGGCAACTCCCATCGTAATTGTGTCTACTGCAAGATCGTTTTTAATGGCTGTAGCAGCCATAGAAAGTGTCGCACGATCTGCATAATTAAATGTTGTAACAATAAATAGCATGACCAATATATAATAACGAATATGGGTTCTTTTAGAATCAACGGAACTTGTTGTCATTCAACTCATCCTCTGCGCATTTTTTGATTGTCGCAGCGTTCCATCTTCATAGATATTTTTATTGTTTTTCATGTAGCTTTGCAACGCTGGACAAAATACCCCTACTAGCTTAGCAAT from Pelorhabdus rhamnosifermentans includes the following:
- a CDS encoding MFS transporter, which produces MTTSSVDSKRTHIRYYILVMLFIVTTFNYADRATLSMAATAIKNDLAVDTITMGVAFSAFGWAYTAMQLPGGWLLDKFGSRFVYGVGLFLWSLFTFLQGTVGFFTGLSAISTLFLLRFLMGVAEAPAFPANSRITAMWFPTHERGFASAIFNSAQYFALAVFNPIMGWVLVAFGWRHVFYFVGMAGIILAMIWFKVIRTPHEHSGVNQAELDYIQSGGGLANVGDNKSEIKWSYVKALITNRMLLGVYFGQFCLNTITWFFLTWFPTYLVQAKGMSILKVGLVAAIPAICGFIGGLLGGYVSDSLLRHGKSLSVARKAPIIIGLTMSGSIILANYVTTQWVVIAVMALAFFSKGFGALGWSVVSDTSPKEMLGLSGGIFNFIGNMASIVTPIVIGYILNVTHSFNGALIFVGAMGILGALSYLVVVGEIKRVELRNIKED